A genomic window from Onychostoma macrolepis isolate SWU-2019 chromosome 22, ASM1243209v1, whole genome shotgun sequence includes:
- the gtpbp1l gene encoding GTP binding protein 1, like — MAATESSLSPAVESVVPACMFAPDPGCAEDSPGAECSDAGDNQNGEAEDHLDLTSKFALVSPTGEQYECLQKQLRELIEEGCGETIYVVGMGTDGGDYGLDERDMEASVATVQSLCEQVDADLILLRERTETAGHVRDYLIRRRVGEADFLEVRVAVVGNVDAGKSTLLGVLTHGELDNGRGFARQKLFRHKHEMESGRTSSVGNDILGFDQEGQVVNKPDSHGGSLDWTKICERSSKVITFIDLAGHEKYLKTTVFGMTGHLPDFCMLMVGSNAGIIGMTKEHLGLALALNVPVFVVVTKIDMCPANILQETLKLLQRLLKSPGCRKIPVLVQNKDDVIVTASNFSSERMCPIFQISNVTGENMDLLKMFLNLLSPRTTFKDDEPPEFQIDDTYSVPGVGTVVSGTTLRGLIRLNDTLLLGPDPLGIFIPIAVKSIHRKRMPVKEVRGGQTASFALKKIKRSSIRKGMVMVSPHLNPQACWEFDAEILVLHHPTTISPRYQAMVHCGSIRQTATIIGMNKDCLRTGDKATVHFRFIKTPEYLHMDQRLVFREGRTKAVGTITKLLQSKPQAKMQSTKKTSSQVEGSSSACEESTQMGGSPQMGQLLKSGGSGRRRGGQRHKGKSALSSTGTTTSAAGVGGN, encoded by the exons ATGGCGGCGACGGAGAGCAGCTTAAGCCCGGCGGTGGAGTCGGTTGTGCCGGCGTGTATGTTCGCACCTGACCCGGGCTGCGCGGAGGATTCGCCCGGCGCTGAGTGCAGCGACGCCGGCGACAACCAGAACGGGGAAGCCGAGGATCATTTAGACCTCACCAGCAAG TTTGCACTGGTCAGCCCTACAGGAGAGCAGTATGAGTGTTTACAAAAGCAGCTGCGAGAACTAATAGAGGAAGGATGCGGAGAAACCATCTATGTGGTCGGAATGGGAACAG ACGGTGGTGATTATGGTCTGGATGAGCGGGATATGGAAGCATCAGTCGCTACAGTGCAGTCACTTTGTGAACAGGTTGATGCTGACCTGATTCTGCTGAGAGAGAGGACGGAAACAGCAGGACATGTCCGTGATTATCTCATCCGTCGTCGAGTGGGAGAGGCAGACTTCCTGGAAGTCAG agTGGCAGTCGTAGGTAATGTAGACGCTGGTAAAAGCACACTTTTGGGTGTCCTAACCCACGGCGAACTCGACAACGGTCGTGGATTCGCCCGCCAGAAGCTGTTCCGCCACAAACATGAGATGGAGAGCGGCCGGACGAGTAGTGTCGGCAATGACATTCTGGGTTTTGACCAGGAGGGACAGGTGGTCAACAAACCAGACAGCCATGGAGGCAGTCTGGACTGGACCAAAATCTGCGAGAGGTCATCGAAGGTCATCACTTTCATCGACTTGGCCGGCCACGAGAAGTACCTGAAGACCACCGTATTTGGCATGACTGGCCACCTGCCGGATTTCTGCATGCTAATG GTGGGAAGTAATGCAGGAATTATTGGCATGACTAAAGAGCACCTCGGTCTCGCTCTGGCCCTCAACGTTCCTGTTTTTGTAGTTGTAACAAAGATAGACATGTGTCCCGCTAACATCTTACAAG AGACACTAAAGTTATTACAAAGGTTACTCAAGTCTCCAGGATGCAGAAAAATTCCAGTTTTGGTGCAAAACAAGGATGACGTCATTGTTACTGCCTCAAACTTTAGCTCAGAAAg GATGTGTCCGATTTTCCAGATCTCAAATGTGACGGGTGAAAACATGGACTTGTTGAAAATGTTCCTGAACCTGCTGTCTCCCAGAACGACGTTTAAAGACGACGAGCCACCAGAGTTTCAAATTGATGACACATATTCAGTGCCA GGTGTAGGTACTGTAGTATCAGGGACTACTTTACGTGGATTAATACGACTGAACGACACGCTGCTCCTCGGTCCGGATCCTCTGGGCATCTTCATCCCCATTGCCGTCAAATCAATCCATCGCAAGCGCATGCCTGTTAAAGAAGTGCGCGGCGGGCAGACGGCCTCGTTCGCTCTGAAGAAGATCAAGCGCTCATCGATCAGGAAGGGGATGGTGATGGTGTCGCCCCACCTCAACCCACAGGCATGCTGGGAGTTTGATGCAGAGATTCTTGTACTGCACCATCCGACGACGATATCGCCGAGATACCAAGCTATGG TTCACTGTGGCAGTATCAGACAGACGGCCACCATCATCGGCATGAACAAAGACTGTTTACGGACGGGGGACAAAGCCACCGTACACTTCCGCTTCATCAAGACCCCCGAGTATCTTCACATGGACCAGAGACTCGTCTTCAGAGAGGGCAGGACCAAGGCCGTGGGTACCATCActaag CTGCTTCAAAGCAAGCCTCAGGCCAAGATGCAGTCTACCAAGAAAACCTCATCACAGGTGGAAGGCTCTTCATCAGCCTGCGAAGAAAGCACACAGATGGGAGGAAGCCCTCAAATGGGACAACTG TTGAAGTCTGGAGGAAGTGGTCGGCGGCGTGGCGGCCAACGGCACAAAGGCAAATCAGCACTGAGCAGCACTGGAACAACTACTTCAGCAGCTGGAGTGGGCGGCAACTGA